The following are encoded in a window of Sinorhizobium sojae CCBAU 05684 genomic DNA:
- a CDS encoding acyl-CoA dehydrogenase C-terminal domain-containing protein yields the protein MPIYKAPVEDTLFILNDVLGIERYHNLPGFADASPDMLAAIIGEAAKLSEEALFPVNLSGDEEGCKRHEHGSVTVPKGFKEAYDLYREAGWLGLAVPEEFGGQGLPYTLHTAVGEYMSSANMALMMYPGLTQGAIAAILAHGSDEQKQAYLPKMVDGTWTGTMNLTEPHCGTDLGLLRTKAVPDGDGSYRISGQKIFISAGEHDMSENIIHLVLARIEGAPEGVKGISLFIVPKFKLTENGEPGERNSVSCGAIEHKMGIHGNATCVMNYDEATGYLIGAENKGLNAMFVMMNEARLGVGMQGLAIAEIAYQNAANYARERLQGRSLSGAKEPDKKADPIIVHPDIRRTLMTIKAFNEAGRAFTLWTALQSDIAHRSDKEADRQTADDLLSLMTPILKGVLTDKGFDHAVMAQQVFGGHGYIEEHGMSQYVRDARIAMIYEGANGIQALDLVGRKLAMNGGRAVMALFKEIGDFCEENRGDDRLSAYTKALKKGLNDLQAATMWFMQNAMAKPENAGAGSTDYMHLFGLVVLGYMWAKIAKTAEERLAAGGAGNADYLRNKLITARFFMERIMPETALRKARIETGADTMMALDAAAF from the coding sequence ATGCCCATCTACAAGGCTCCGGTTGAAGACACCCTGTTCATCCTCAACGACGTGCTCGGGATCGAGCGCTACCACAACCTGCCGGGATTCGCCGATGCGAGCCCCGACATGCTTGCAGCGATCATCGGCGAAGCGGCGAAGCTTTCTGAGGAGGCGCTCTTCCCGGTCAATCTCTCCGGCGACGAGGAAGGCTGCAAACGCCATGAGCACGGATCGGTCACCGTGCCGAAGGGGTTCAAGGAGGCCTATGATCTCTACCGTGAGGCCGGCTGGCTCGGGCTGGCCGTGCCGGAGGAGTTCGGCGGACAGGGCCTGCCCTATACGCTGCACACGGCCGTCGGCGAATACATGTCTTCGGCCAATATGGCGCTGATGATGTATCCCGGCCTGACGCAGGGCGCGATCGCCGCCATCCTGGCACATGGTTCTGACGAACAGAAGCAGGCCTACCTGCCAAAAATGGTGGACGGCACCTGGACCGGAACAATGAATCTCACCGAGCCGCATTGCGGCACCGACCTCGGACTCCTGCGCACCAAGGCCGTGCCGGACGGTGATGGAAGCTATCGGATTTCCGGGCAGAAGATCTTCATCTCCGCCGGCGAGCACGACATGTCGGAGAACATCATCCATCTCGTGCTGGCACGGATCGAAGGCGCCCCGGAAGGCGTCAAAGGCATCTCGCTCTTCATCGTGCCGAAGTTCAAGCTCACCGAGAATGGAGAGCCGGGCGAGCGCAACAGCGTCTCTTGCGGTGCGATCGAACACAAAATGGGCATTCACGGCAACGCCACCTGCGTCATGAATTACGACGAGGCGACCGGTTACTTGATCGGTGCGGAAAACAAGGGCCTCAACGCCATGTTCGTGATGATGAACGAGGCTCGCCTCGGCGTCGGCATGCAGGGGTTGGCGATCGCCGAGATCGCCTACCAGAATGCCGCGAACTATGCCCGCGAGCGCCTGCAGGGGCGGTCGCTTTCCGGCGCCAAGGAGCCGGACAAGAAGGCGGATCCGATCATCGTCCATCCCGACATTCGCCGCACGCTGATGACGATCAAGGCCTTCAACGAGGCGGGCCGGGCCTTCACCCTCTGGACGGCGCTGCAATCCGACATCGCCCACCGTTCCGACAAAGAGGCGGACCGGCAAACGGCCGATGACCTGCTCAGCCTGATGACGCCGATCCTGAAGGGCGTACTGACCGACAAGGGTTTCGATCACGCGGTCATGGCGCAGCAGGTCTTTGGCGGCCACGGCTATATCGAAGAGCACGGTATGAGCCAGTATGTGCGCGACGCCCGCATCGCCATGATCTACGAGGGCGCGAACGGTATCCAGGCACTCGACCTCGTCGGCCGCAAGCTGGCGATGAATGGCGGCCGCGCCGTTATGGCTCTGTTCAAGGAAATAGGCGATTTCTGCGAGGAGAACCGTGGCGACGACAGGCTCTCCGCCTACACCAAGGCTCTCAAGAAAGGCCTGAACGACCTGCAGGCCGCCACGATGTGGTTCATGCAGAACGCGATGGCCAAGCCCGAAAATGCCGGCGCCGGTTCGACTGACTACATGCACCTCTTCGGCCTCGTCGTGCTCGGCTACATGTGGGCGAAGATCGCGAAGACCGCGGAGGAGAGACTCGCGGCAGGAGGGGCCGGCAATGCCGATTATCTCAGGAACAAGCTGATCACGGCGCGTTTCTTCATGGAACGCATCATGCCGGAGACGGCGCTTCGTAAGGCCCGCATCGAAACCGGTGCCGACACGATGATGGCTCTGGACGCCGCCGCATTCTGA